GATCATGTCGAGAGCACCGCGGGAAGCGTTTCCCAGATCAGGGAATGTACGGGAGAGCTTATCAAGTTTGCAAAGGAGACGGCAACACCAGTGCTGCTTATAGGTCATATTACTAAAGACGGGAATATCGCTGGTCCTAAAATCTTAGAACACATGGTGGACACGGTTTTGCAGTTTGAAGGAGATCGCAATCACACCTATCGAATTTTAAGATCGCTGAAAAATCGTTTTGGGAGCACGCATGAAATAGGTATTTACGAGATGCTTGGTCACGGCTTGCGAGAAGTGGCAAATCCGAGTGAAATATTGATCTCCAACAAAGATGTTGCACTTAGTGGTACGGCCATAGCGGCAACTATGGAAGGCATGCGACCGCTTTTGATTGAAGTGCAAGCGCTTGTCAGCACGGCAGTCTACGGAACGCCACAGCGCAGCGCCACAGGTTACAACTTAAAACGGCTGAATATGATCTTGGCAGTTTTGGAAAAACGTGCAGGTTTCAAACTCGGGCAAAAGGATGTTTTTCTAAATATAACGGGTGGGATTCAGGTCAACGACCCAGCAATAGATCTTGCTGTTGTCGCAGCAATTTTATCCTCAAACTTTGATCTAGAACTTTCGTCAAGTCATTGTTTTTGTGCTGAGGTAGGTCTGGCAGGTGAAATACGACCCACATCGCGATTGGATCAACGCATCAACGAGGCAGAAAAACTAGGTTTTGAGAAAATATTTGTTGCTCCTGTAAAGCAGAAATTCAATAATAAGGGCATTCAGATACACGCTTTTTCAAAGATTGAGGAATTAGTAAGATATTTGTTTTCCTAAAATTCGATTATGAGGTTTTCTGTTTTTTTGATTGTGGCTTTATTGATGGTTTCCTGTAATGAGAATGTGGAGCCAGCAAAAAAAGAAACCACAAAGCGCTTTGCAGATGTTGATACGTCTACAAATGAAGTCGTGCACATGAGCGATTTGAATGACAATTATCACTCCCTTCAAGATGTGATTGCTAGTCATAAAGGGAAGTTAGTCTATATGGATATCTGGGCGAGCTGGTGCGGTC
This genomic interval from Nonlabens spongiae contains the following:
- the radA gene encoding DNA repair protein RadA; protein product: MAKTKTTWFCQNCGAQYARWQGQCNSCKEWNTIVEEVVEKRESRSWKQEGDEGTLSRKRNNKPTLISQIDATESPRLNTANAEFNRVLGGGLVPGSITLLGGEPGIGKSTLLLQVCLNLPFKTLYVSGEESAQQIKMRADRIKKDASDCYILTETKTQKIFRQITELEPEVLIIDSIQTLQTDHVESTAGSVSQIRECTGELIKFAKETATPVLLIGHITKDGNIAGPKILEHMVDTVLQFEGDRNHTYRILRSLKNRFGSTHEIGIYEMLGHGLREVANPSEILISNKDVALSGTAIAATMEGMRPLLIEVQALVSTAVYGTPQRSATGYNLKRLNMILAVLEKRAGFKLGQKDVFLNITGGIQVNDPAIDLAVVAAILSSNFDLELSSSHCFCAEVGLAGEIRPTSRLDQRINEAEKLGFEKIFVAPVKQKFNNKGIQIHAFSKIEELVRYLFS